GCCTTCAGCCGCACGTCGTCGTCCTCGCGCTCGCGCGTGAGGAAGTCGTTCCGCTCCAGGTAGTCGAGGACGGTGTCGGCCTTCTGCGCCAGGTAGTCGGGGTCGTCCGTCTGGGTCGCGTACAGGGTCCGGTCGAGAAACGACAGCAGTCCGGACCGGGTGTGCGCGAACCCCGACGCGACGGTGGCGAGGAGGTGTGTCCGCAGGGCGGGCTCGGCGGCGAGCTTCGACTGGACGGCCTCGGGCTCCGCCCAGACGTACCGCTCGAACAGTTCGTCGCGCGTGTCGTAATCCTTCGCCAGCAACACGGCCTCGCCGTAGGGGTCCAGTCCGGGCCGCCCCGCCCGTCCCATCATCTGATGCACTTCGAGCACGTCGAGCGGCTTCATCCCGCCGAACTCCCCGTCGTACCGCTGCCAGTCGCGGACGACGACCCGTCGTGCGGGTGTGTTGACCCCCGCCGCCAGCGTCGGGGTGGCACAGACGCACTTGACGAGTCGGGCCCGGAAGGCGTCCTCGATGAGCTCTCGGTGCTTCGGGGCCAGTCCCGCGTGGTGAAACGCCGCGCCTTTCCTGACCGCGCGCGCGAGGTCCGTCGACGTCTCCGTGTCCGAGACGTCCTCGACTTCGTCGGCGAGTTCGCGTAACTCCCGCGTCTCCTCGCCCGTGAGTCGCTTTGACGTGACGTCGCCGAGGCGTTTCGCCGCCGCCTCGGCGTTGCGCCGGGAGTTGACGAACACTAGCGACGAGCCCTGTCCGTGGTCACCGTCGCCCACGAGCGCGTCGTCGACGAGCGCCGGCGTCTGGCGCTTGCCGTCGACCGGAACCTCCCGCTGTGAGCCGTCGTCGAACGTGATCGCGTTGCCGTAGTGGACGCCCGTCCGGAGGTCGATGGGGCGCCAGTCGGCGTCGACCAGGTTCGCGTCGAGCCACTCGGCGATCTCGTCGGCGTTGCCGACCGTCGCGGAGAGCGCGACCACCTGAAGGCCGGGGTTGATGCGTCGAAGCTTCGCCAGCGTCACCTCCAGCGTCGGCCCCCGGTTCCGGTCGTCGACGAGGTGGACCTCGTCGGCGACGACGCACGTGAGCTGGTCGATCCACGGCGCGTCGTTCCGGACGAGCGAGTCGACCTTCTCCGACGTGGCGACGATGATGTCGCGGGAGGCGAGCCACTCGCCGCTGGACTCGTAGTTCCCGGTGGAGACCCCGACGGTGAAGCCCAGCTCTTCCCACCGCTCGAACTCGGCTTTCTTCTCCGAGGCGAGCGCGCGGAGGGGGACGATGTAGAGCGCCTTCCCTCCGCGCCGAATCGCCGAGAGCATCGCGAGTTCGGCGACGAGCGTCTTCCCCGAGGCCGTGGGGACGCTCGCGACGACGCTCTCGCCCGTGGTGACGCCCGCGTTCACCGCCTCGGCCTGCGGTGGGTACAGCGCTTCGATACCCTCCTCGTGGAGTCGGTCTGCGACCCCCTCGGGCAGTCCGGGGACGTCGGCGGGGTTCATCTACCGCCCGTTTGGTTCCTTTCGGAGTATAGGGTTTCGGGTCGCGTGCGCGGCGGTGTGGCGGTGTGGCGGCGACCTGTCCGCGTCTGGGCGCCACGTCTAAACCCCCCGCCAGTCTACCCCGAGCCATGCACATCGAGTACGACCGCGACACCTGCATCGGGATGTTCCAGTGCGTCGACGAGTGGGAGGCGTTCGAGAAGAACCTCGACGACGGCAAGGCCGACCTCGTCGACGCCGAGGAGGAAGACGGCGTCTTCGTCCGCGAGGTGCCCGAGGACGCGAAGTTCGACGCCGAGTACGCCGCGCGCGTCTGTCCGGTCGACGCCATCAAGCTGTTCGACGACGACGGCGAGCGGATCGTCTGAGCCGACGGTCGCTCCGGACGTTCACGCCGCTCGGCGCTGTCGCTGTCGCTCTCACTCTCGGGTGGTGGCGCGGCAAAAAATGACGTCTCGCGTCGCGACCGGTCGGTTTCGCGTCAGTCCGCTGTCGCCGAAGCGCCCGTCCCACTCGCCGCGCTGAGGACGTCGCGGCTCTGCAGCAGGATGATCCCGAAGCCGACCTTCGCCGACAGGTCGAGGACCATGAACGCTGCCGTCTCGATTCCCAGCGGGATGATGGCGAAGCCGCCCTCGGTTCCGAGAATCCAGACCACCGGATACGCCGACCAGAGGACGAGGATCAGGTTCCTGAGCCGACTGAACAGGGCACCGACCTCGCCGGACTGCTTGCTGGCTTGCTCCGACAGCGAGCCGAGCAGGACGTACAGGAGCACGAGGAGTGCGCCCGTGCTGATCGCCCACCAGATGATGCGGAACAGCTGTCCCTCGGTTGCCAGTGCGCCCACGAGACCCGTGCCGATCATGAACACGTCCAGCCCGATGAGGGTGTAGATCGTGTTCCGATCGGCTCCTGCCAACAGTGCGAGGTCCAGCAATAACAGTGGTGTCGTGAACAGCCAGTCCGCGTAGCGGGCCCAGTAGATGTCGAGCGTCCCGAGCCCCTGCACTGACACCTCGATGAGGCCGTACCCCGTGGCCATTGCGAAGTACGCCGCCGCCGCGATAGCGGCGATGAAGATGGTGATGATGTAGTACTCTTGCTGGTCGGGGTCACGTACGGACCATCCCTGTCCGACGAAGTACAGGGTGCCGAGTGTCATCCCGATCGTGCCGATCCACAGCGCTATCGATTCGAGGCCTGCGCCTGGTTGTGCCATACCCGTTCGCGGCTAGGGATGACCTCGACTTATATTTGATGGCAGATTGAGGAAAAAAGTCGATATCCGATTCGAGCGCGCCTCTCTCGGCCAGAACGTTGAAGTACCTCGTTCGGCGCACACCCCGGTGGCCGTGAGCTTCATCCCGCTCGCGTCCCTCCTCCCCGTCGAGCGATGACGACCACCCGTTCGAAGACGTCGGCGGTGCGTGGACGCGGATGAGGCTCACCTACCTCGGGTTCCATCTCGTGTTCATCCTCCCACCGCTCGCGTTACTCCTCCGAGCCGCACCGTCGCTCCCGCCGACGCGACGCCGCGTGGCGCTCACCGGCCTCGGTGCCATCACGTTCCTCGCGCTCGTCTACACCACTCCGTGGGACAACTACCTCATCGACCAGGGCGTCTGGTGGTACGGCGAGGGGACCGTCGTCGCCTACCTCGGCTCCGCTCCCGTCGAAGAGTACCTCTTCTTCGTCCTCCAGCCGGTCCTCTCGGGACTGTTCCTCTACACGATGGGCTTCTCGCCCGCGTTCGAGCAGCGCGACACCAGGCTTCGCCCCCGTCTCACTGGCGGCGTCGGCTTTCTCGCCCTGAGCGCCCTCGGCGGCGTCCTCCTCACCACGACGTCGGGCTACTACCTCGGTGCGATTTTGTTGTGGGCCTGTCCCCTCCTGGCGCTCCAGTGGGCCGTCGGCGGCGGCTACCTCGTCCGCATGCGTCGTGAGTGGCCCGTCGCCGTGGCCATCCCGACGCTGTACCTGTGGTTCGCCGACCGGGTGGCCATCGGCCTCGGCGTGTGGACCATCTCGGGGACCCAGACGCTCGGCGTCGACATCCTCGGCCTCCCGCTCGAGGAGGCCGTCTTCTTCCTCGTGACGAACCTCCTCGTCGTCCAGGGCCTGGTGCTCTTCGAGTGGGTGATGCACCGCTGGGGTCGACTCACCCTCGATGCCGACCGGATGGACACCGGAGCCGTCACCGAGACGGAGCGAGACCCCGTCACGCCCCGCGTCTCGTCTCCGAACTCGAATCCGGACCCGACCGCGCGGGAGCATCCCTCCACGGACCGGGGACGATGAGCCTGTCGTCGTCCGCGCGCGCCGCCGTCTCCGAGCCACTTCCGTCCGTCGTCCGACGAACGCTGTCGACGGCGGCGGTCCGTCCCTCGTGGCTCGCGCTCGGCGTGGCCGTCCTCCTCGCCCCGTTCGTCGAGTCACTCCCGGACGTCCTCGTGTACCTCCCCTTCGCCCTGAGCGCCCTCGTCTTCGGCCTCCCTCACGGTGCCGTCGACCACCTCGCGCCCGCCCGCACCGTCGACGGGAGCGAGAGACGGTCGATGCTCGTCGTCGGCCTGCTGTACCTCCTCTGTGGGGGCGCGTATCTCGCGTGGTGGTTCGTCGCGCCCGTCTCCGCGGCCGTCTTCTTCATCGCGCTCACGGGGTTCCACTGGGGGCAGGGCGACGTGTACGCGCTCCTCGCACTCCTCAACGTCGAACACCTGCCCACCCGCGCCGAGCGCGCGCTCTCGCTCGTCGTTCGCGGCGGCCTCCCGATGCTCGCGCCGCTCGCGTTTCACCCCGCCGCGTACCGCCGCGTCGTCGCCGCGTTCGTCGCTCTCTTCGACGGGTCACCGGCGGCGCTCACCCCCTTCTTCACCCCCACGGCCCGCCTCGTCGCCGGCGGCGGTCTCTTCGCGCTCACCGTGCTCGCGCTCGCAGTCGGTGCCTGGCGCGTCCGCCGGGGCGCTGCCGCCCGTCCCTGGCTCGTCGACGCCGCCGAACTCACCCTCCTCTGGGTCTTCTTCGCCGTCCTTCCGCCCGTCCTCGCGGTCGGGCTCTACTTCACCCTCTGGCACGCCCTCCGCCACATCGCTCGCCTGCTCGCCGTCGATCCCGACGCACAGCACGCGCTCACGACCGGCGATGCCGTCGGGGCGCTTCGTCGCTTCGCCCGCGACGCCGCTCCCCTGACGGCTGTCTCGCTCCTGCTCTTCGCCGGCCTGGCGCTCGCGGTTCCCTCGTCGCCGACGGGACTGGCCGACAGCGACGCGTTGCTCGCGCTGTACCTCGTCGGTATCGCGGCGCTCACGCTCCCGCACGTCGTCGTCGTCACCTGGATGGACCGCGTCCAGGGCGTCTGGTGACGTCGGCGTGCGCCCTGCTCCCTTTGTTCCCGCCGCGTGAGAGTGGACACAACCGTTATATCCTCGGTTCGAGAACCACCCTCCCGAGCCAGCTATGACATCCCACACGCGTCCGTCCAGAGTCGCCGAGTGGGCCGAACTCGTCGGTGACCGCGTTCCGGACGTGGTCTGCGACGTCGACGCCGCCGCGGCACAGCCGTCCGCCGGCCGGCCCACGGACGACCGCTGGACTGCGACCCAGCCGTCGAACAGCCAGAGCCAGTGACCACCCCGCTCGGACCCGCCGTTTCACTTTCACCGCGGTTCGCCAACGCTTAACCGGTGAGACGCGCAACCTCAAGCGCAATGGCGGCCACGTCCGAGGACGCGTACGTCGACCACCCCCTGCTCTCCCCGGCGTTCATCGAACAGCGCCGGTACCAGCTCAGCCTCGCGAGCGCCGCGATGGGCGAGCACACCCTCGTCTGTCTCCCCACCGGGCTGGGAAAGACGACTGTCTCGCTGCTCGTCACGGCCGAACGGCTCCACGAACGCGGCGGCACGTCGCTGATGCTCGCCCCAACGAAGCCGCTCGTCCAGCAACACGCCGACTTCTACCGCGAGGCGCTCTCGATTCCCGACGACGATATCGTCGTCTTCACCGGCGAGGTCCGCCCCGACGACCGCGCCGCCCTCTGGGCGGACGCACGGGTCGTCATCGCGACCCCGCAGGTCGTCGAGAACGACCTCATCGGGAACCGTATCTCGCTCGACCGGGTGACACACCTCACCTTCGACGAGTGTCATCGCGCGACCGGCGACTACTCGTACGTCTACATCGCCGAGCGCTACCTCGCGGACGCCGCGGACCCGCTGGTGACCGGGATGTCCGCCTCCCCCGGCGGCGACAAGGAGGCCATCGTCCAGGTGTGTGAGAACCTCGGTCTCTCCAACGTCGAGGTGATGACCGACGAGGATAGCGACGTCGCCGACTACACCCACGACACCGAGGTCGAGTGGAACCGCATCCAGCTCCCCGACCAGGTCCTCGACATCAGGGACGCGCTCAACGCGGTCATCACGGACCGACTGGAGAAGCTAAAGGAGATGGGGGTGACGAACGCCACCTCGCCCGACCTCTCCCAGAAGCAGCTCAACGGGATGCGCGCGGACCTCCAGCGACTCATCAACGCCGGGAAGTCCGAGGGGTATCAGGGGATGTCGATTCACGCGGAGGTGATGAAGCTCCGCCGGGCCGTCGAACTCGTCGAGACCCAGTCGGTCGAATCCGTGCGGCGGTACTTCGAGCGCCAGCGCAACGCCGCCCGCTCGTCGGGGGCGTCGAAGGCGAGCCAGCGACTCGTCTCCGAGCCCAAGGTGAGAGAAGCGATGCGCCTCGCCGAATCGTACGACGGCATCCACCCGAAGTTCTCCCAGACGCGCATCCTGCTGGCCGAGACGCTCGGCATCGGCGGCGGCGAACGCGTCATCGTCTTCACCGAGTCGCGCGACACCGCCGAGGCGCTCGTCGACTTCCTCGCCGAGTCGTTCCACGTCCGGAAGTTCGTCGGACAGTCGGACACCGACGGCTCCGACGGGATGACCCAGACGGAGCAACAGGAGACGCTCGACGAGTTCCGCGCCGGCGAGTTCGAGGTGCTCGTCTCCACCTCCGTCGCCGAAGAGGGGCTGGACGTTCCCGAAGTCGACCTCGTACTCTTTTTCGAACCGGTCCCCACCGCAATTCGGTCCATCCAGCGCAAGGGCCGAACCGGTCGGCAGGCCGAGGGACGCGTCGTCGTCCTCCTCGCCGAGGACACGCGCGACGAGGCGTTCTTCTGGATCTCGCGACGCCGCGAGCGGGAGATGGCCGAAGAACTCCGTGACCTGAAAGGCGTCGCCGACGAACTCGAACGCGAACTCGAGGAGACGACCCTCGAGGAGTTCGAGGCGGCGGGCGGCGAGAACGGCGAGCGCACGACCCCCGACGCGACGAGCGACGCCGACTCCGGCCCGGCCGCCGCCACTGGCGGGAGCGCCCGCGACTCGTCGCTGACGGAGTTCGCGGCCACCACAGCGGAGACGGACGGGACCGACGCGACCGACGACACCGACTCCGTGGAGGCGGCGGACTCCGACGGTGACGACACCGAAGCCGAGTCAGACGACGACCCCGAGGGGACCGTCGCGACCGCGGATTCGACGGACGACCCCGACGTGGTGGAGGTCGTCGTCGACCAGCGCGAACTCGACTCGACCATCGCTCGCGACCTCTCGACGCGCGAGGGGCTCAGAACGAGACTGGAGACGCTCGCGGTCGGCGACTACGTCTGCTCGGACCGCGTCGTCGTCGAGCGCAAGACCGTCTCGGACTTCCTCGACACCCTCACCGGCGGGGACCGCTCGCTGTTCGGACAGGCCCGCGACATGTCTCGCCACTACCCCCGTCCCGTGGTCGTCATCGAGGGCGACGGCCTGTACGAGGAGCGGAACATCCACCCCGGTGCGATCCGCGGGGCCATCGCGTCGCTCGCGGTGG
This window of the Salinigranum halophilum genome carries:
- a CDS encoding ATP-dependent DNA helicase; translation: MNPADVPGLPEGVADRLHEEGIEALYPPQAEAVNAGVTTGESVVASVPTASGKTLVAELAMLSAIRRGGKALYIVPLRALASEKKAEFERWEELGFTVGVSTGNYESSGEWLASRDIIVATSEKVDSLVRNDAPWIDQLTCVVADEVHLVDDRNRGPTLEVTLAKLRRINPGLQVVALSATVGNADEIAEWLDANLVDADWRPIDLRTGVHYGNAITFDDGSQREVPVDGKRQTPALVDDALVGDGDHGQGSSLVFVNSRRNAEAAAKRLGDVTSKRLTGEETRELRELADEVEDVSDTETSTDLARAVRKGAAFHHAGLAPKHRELIEDAFRARLVKCVCATPTLAAGVNTPARRVVVRDWQRYDGEFGGMKPLDVLEVHQMMGRAGRPGLDPYGEAVLLAKDYDTRDELFERYVWAEPEAVQSKLAAEPALRTHLLATVASGFAHTRSGLLSFLDRTLYATQTDDPDYLAQKADTVLDYLERNDFLTREREDDDVRLKATGLGHTVSRLYLDPMSAAEVVDGLAWGDENEREMRRRLDGVESTTGGSRTKETEAGGFQTASELVAESERADESDGDGQEADESDRTYPTPLGLYHLVSRTPDMYELYLKSGDRERYTEECYEREAELLGRTPSEYSDTQFESWLSALKTARLLEDWANEVDEDRIAERYGVGPGDIRGKVDTATWLLGAAERIAGDRGFDAVAVREAKKRVEYGVRDELLDLAGVRNVGRKRARRLYEAGIETRADLRDADKSVVLGALRGRRKTAASILENVGRQDPSMDDVSADESTAQAVAEGTEAEGSASGGGSDTESDQASLGDFG
- a CDS encoding ferredoxin, which gives rise to MHIEYDRDTCIGMFQCVDEWEAFEKNLDDGKADLVDAEEEDGVFVREVPEDAKFDAEYAARVCPVDAIKLFDDDGERIV
- a CDS encoding bacteriorhodopsin gives rise to the protein MAQPGAGLESIALWIGTIGMTLGTLYFVGQGWSVRDPDQQEYYIITIFIAAIAAAAYFAMATGYGLIEVSVQGLGTLDIYWARYADWLFTTPLLLLDLALLAGADRNTIYTLIGLDVFMIGTGLVGALATEGQLFRIIWWAISTGALLVLLYVLLGSLSEQASKQSGEVGALFSRLRNLILVLWSAYPVVWILGTEGGFAIIPLGIETAAFMVLDLSAKVGFGIILLQSRDVLSAASGTGASATAD
- a CDS encoding lycopene cyclase domain-containing protein: MRLTYLGFHLVFILPPLALLLRAAPSLPPTRRRVALTGLGAITFLALVYTTPWDNYLIDQGVWWYGEGTVVAYLGSAPVEEYLFFVLQPVLSGLFLYTMGFSPAFEQRDTRLRPRLTGGVGFLALSALGGVLLTTTSGYYLGAILLWACPLLALQWAVGGGYLVRMRREWPVAVAIPTLYLWFADRVAIGLGVWTISGTQTLGVDILGLPLEEAVFFLVTNLLVVQGLVLFEWVMHRWGRLTLDADRMDTGAVTETERDPVTPRVSSPNSNPDPTAREHPSTDRGR
- a CDS encoding Brp/Blh family beta-carotene 15,15'-dioxygenase: MSLSSSARAAVSEPLPSVVRRTLSTAAVRPSWLALGVAVLLAPFVESLPDVLVYLPFALSALVFGLPHGAVDHLAPARTVDGSERRSMLVVGLLYLLCGGAYLAWWFVAPVSAAVFFIALTGFHWGQGDVYALLALLNVEHLPTRAERALSLVVRGGLPMLAPLAFHPAAYRRVVAAFVALFDGSPAALTPFFTPTARLVAGGGLFALTVLALAVGAWRVRRGAAARPWLVDAAELTLLWVFFAVLPPVLAVGLYFTLWHALRHIARLLAVDPDAQHALTTGDAVGALRRFARDAAPLTAVSLLLFAGLALAVPSSPTGLADSDALLALYLVGIAALTLPHVVVVTWMDRVQGVW
- a CDS encoding DEAD/DEAH box helicase is translated as MAATSEDAYVDHPLLSPAFIEQRRYQLSLASAAMGEHTLVCLPTGLGKTTVSLLVTAERLHERGGTSLMLAPTKPLVQQHADFYREALSIPDDDIVVFTGEVRPDDRAALWADARVVIATPQVVENDLIGNRISLDRVTHLTFDECHRATGDYSYVYIAERYLADAADPLVTGMSASPGGDKEAIVQVCENLGLSNVEVMTDEDSDVADYTHDTEVEWNRIQLPDQVLDIRDALNAVITDRLEKLKEMGVTNATSPDLSQKQLNGMRADLQRLINAGKSEGYQGMSIHAEVMKLRRAVELVETQSVESVRRYFERQRNAARSSGASKASQRLVSEPKVREAMRLAESYDGIHPKFSQTRILLAETLGIGGGERVIVFTESRDTAEALVDFLAESFHVRKFVGQSDTDGSDGMTQTEQQETLDEFRAGEFEVLVSTSVAEEGLDVPEVDLVLFFEPVPTAIRSIQRKGRTGRQAEGRVVVLLAEDTRDEAFFWISRRREREMAEELRDLKGVADELERELEETTLEEFEAAGGENGERTTPDATSDADSGPAAATGGSARDSSLTEFAATTAETDGTDATDDTDSVEAADSDGDDTEAESDDDPEGTVATADSTDDPDVVEVVVDQRELDSTIARDLSTREGLRTRLETLAVGDYVCSDRVVVERKTVSDFLDTLTGGDRSLFGQARDMSRHYPRPVVVIEGDGLYEERNIHPGAIRGAIASLAVDFGVSVLHTRDETDTTELLATLASREQTERDRTVSVHGEKAAKTLDEQQEYVVGAIADVGPVTAQSLLASLGSVEAVMTATEEELQEVRGVGTKTAQRIREVVGSDYAYSEDSDSDGDGDGDKDDDEDEE